The Hippoglossus hippoglossus isolate fHipHip1 chromosome 19, fHipHip1.pri, whole genome shotgun sequence genome has a segment encoding these proteins:
- the ppm1bb gene encoding protein phosphatase 1bb isoform X2 produces MGAFLDKPKTEKHSAHGDGNGLQYGLSSMQGWRVEMEDAHTAVVGLPHGLTDWSFFAVYDGHAGSRVANYCSGHLLEHILSGGAEFGPGSGSVDGVKDGIRSGFLNIDEYMRSFTDLRQGMDRSGSTAVGVLLSPSHLYFINCGDSRAVLCRDSKVGFSTQDHKPCNPREKERIQNAGGSVMIQRVNGSLAVSRALGDYDYKCVDGKGPTEQLVSPEPEVCVLERAPEGDEFVVLACDGIWDVMSNEELCEFVRSRLLVCDDLEKVCNSVVDTCLHKGSRDNMSVVLVRLPGAPKISEEAVKKEEELDKYLESRVEDLLADCGDAGVPDLVSVLRSIATESIPNLPPGGGLASKRSVIEAVYNKLNPHREEEGSTSELEDPW; encoded by the exons ATGGGTGCATTCCTGGACAAGCCGAAAACAGAGAAGCACAGTGCCCACGGTGATGGCAATGGGCTGCAGTATGGCCTGAGCTCCATGCAGGGATGGCGGGTGGAGATGGAGGATGCCCACACAGCTGTGGTGGGTCTTCCACATGGACTTACCGACTGGTCCTTCTTTGCCGTCTATGATGGCCATGCAGGGTCCCGGGTGGCCAACTACTGCTCTGGCCACCTGCTGGAACACATCTTGTCTGGAGGGGCCGAATTTGGTCCTGGATCCGGCTCTGTGGATGGCGTGAAGGACGGCATCCGCTCAGGCTTCCTGAACATTGACGAGTACATGCGCAGCTTCACTGACCTGCGGCAGGGCATGGACCGCAGCGGATCAACAGCTGTGGGCGTGTTGCTCAGCCCGTCCCACCTATACTTCATTAACTGCGGCGATTCGCGGGCCGTGCTGTGTCGAGACAGCAAGGTGGGCTTCTCCACCCAGGACCACAAGCCCTGCAACCCCCGTGAAAAGGAGCGCATCCAGAACGCTGGCGGCTCAGTCATGATCCAGAGGGTGAACGGCTCCCTGGCTGTGTCCCGGGCCCTGGGGGACTATGACTACAAATGTGTGGATGGTAAGGGCCCCACGGAGCAGCTGGTAAGCCCTGAGcccgaggtgtgtgtgttggaacgAGCGCCCGAAGGAGACGAGTTTGTGGTGCTGGCGTGTGATGGAATCTGGGACGTCATGTCCAACGAGGAGCTGTGCGAGTTTGTCCGCTCACGACTGCTGGTGTGTGATGACCTGGAGAAGGTCTGTAACTCTGTGGTGGACACCTGTCTACATAAG GGGAGCAGGGACAATATGAGTGTGGTGTTGGTGCGTTTACCCGGAGCTCCCAAGATCTCAGAGGAGGCTGTCAAGAAAGAAGAGGAATTGGATAAATACCTGGAGTCCCGTGTTGAGG atcTACTGGCAGATTGTGGGGACGCAGGAGTCCCTGACCTGGTGTCTGTCCTAAGGAGCATTGCCACAGAGAGCATCCCCAACCTTCCACCTGGTGGCGGCCTGGCCAGCAA acgCAGTGTGATCGAGGCGGTGTACAACAAGCTGAACCctcacagagaagaggaaggc